ggcagtgaactcaactaaACATAAACTGAAGAGAAttgcacgtgtttttcaaaCGCTTTGCCTTCGGAAAgctaacacaatgcaaaacgccatagacaagCTAATGAAACGCATTGGCGCTGCGGTGTTTTAAAGCAAcagaacacaaacggtggaacAACATATTTAGACAGATAACAAAGAGGCAAAAAgtctttatcctttgcgaagaacgactaatattagcaTATAGccgtatgtattatactgcccccggatGGCCATGGTGCGCGCACGAGGAACAgaacaatgtccactgaattgaagctaaaaaatgtcaaaaactgtttcattctttacattgaaCTATGTCATCGtgctttttttcatattcaaaaAGACATTTCCCCTTTTTTTGGAAGGCTGGactggattaatggcatttccattcttttcagtggggaaagatgatttgagacgaGCGTGTTCTGTTAGGAAATGGTCATCGAAGAAATTAAACttctatctcaaggcaccaatgcTCTGTTGTTGCACGTGACGATGGTTCGATGCAGTGGTTGAAACGTTTATAATGACCATAACGTCGATGCTAATTTTTGTTACACTTTCTATGGCGTTTCACGCTATATGTTAGGATTAAGATAGCGGCGTTAAATTAGAGGAAATGATCAGGCtattatttggagaactgtgcgagtGACACGGTGAGAACCGAGCTAAGggagacttttaaaaaaaatgtgttttaataagtttaaatgtgtttgaagcatTTGTGAGGGGGAaaactatattttaaaaaaaacgtttttttttatatggtctcatACTTATCCCCAGCAATAAGCAGGGACTCACGGTATATAAAAAGAAACCAGCTGTTTTACAAATACTTTAATGTCCGTAAGCGATTGCATCAGTTGATTCCGAGTTCTTTACTGTCATCAATCAGCATAGAAAAATGTCTGTTGTTCGCCAGCTGCACACCGTTCTTGGACAGGCTTGCGACGGGCCTGGCCGCGCCGTTGGCTCTGTCCACGCCGGTGGCGAAGGGGCGCAGCGGTGTCACGCCTCGGTTCTGGATCACCGAGATCTCGTTGTTCTTCACGGCCAGGCCGCCGGCGATGGCGCCGGCGTAGCGGCTCCAGAAGCCGGCGTCCACGTGCACGGCCCGGGCGGCCAGGTCGAACTTGACGGCGTCGGAGCCCAGCAGGGCCACGGGGCTGTCCACCGAGAGACGTCGCCCCCTCCTGGCCGGAGCGTTGTTCCACATGTGCGTTCCCATGTGAACCTGCGAAGGGACGGCCATCAAAACACACGAGATGCTAATTAGAACAATGCTGAAGGCCCAGGACAGATCCGCACCTGCGCATCGTTTGACATAGCCCACGAAGGCTTGGCGTCATTTTTCTTTGACTCGTGTTCGGAAGTAGCATCGCATACAACAAAAGACAATGAGACATTGTAAATCTGAACACCAAACTGTTCGGCCAAACCACACAATGCAGCGCtactcacagacatatattctctctgcgtTGTGGGATGACTGGGGGACCTTCTCTAGCTCTTCTTCTCTGCTGTTAATCACATCGCATCTAcatccagtagagctcagtgctgcccagcaGGTCGAGGCACAATATGGTACTACACTCTGAATTCGGACTCGCCCGTATACTGCAAACACCCATCGAAAAATGTTTGCTTCAAAATCTATGATATCGTATGACGGGGCAATTATGAGGCTTACCACGCAGAACATATTCGGTAAGGGCTTCACGCCAAGtccgcaaacaaacacacatctcTTCCAATGTtaccaaaaacaaagaataaatgCCCTTGCATTTTGTAGCATTACCGGATGTGAACCGAACCGTGGACTTCAAGCCAAGGTACGTAGCCAGCTGTTGCTTTTTGGCATATTGTTACACCTGTAGCGATTATACATTTGTGCGGCCCCCGGAAGGGAGACGTTGCTCCTGTGTGGCCAACGCTGGGTGAGGCCTACCTTCAAGTTGCCCTTGGTGGTGAAGGCTCGGCCGCAGATGGAGCAGACGAAGGGCTTCTCGCCGGTGTGCGTGCGCTCGTGGATCTGAAGGGCGCTGGCCGAGGAGAAGTTCTTCCCACAGGCGCGGCAGTTGTGCTGCTTGGGAGCCCGGCGGGGGGGCGCCGGTGCCAGCAGGGCGGCTATTCCAGGGCTGGTGACTGACGGGTAGGTGGCCGACAAGTTGATGGCAAACGTCGGGTACGGTTCGGTGTAACCGTTCACCTCTGTCTTTATCGATCTAGTTGACCCGCTGGTCATTAGGCGGGGGATGCTTTGTGTTCCTTTCAGTTCTAGGGGGGCAAAGGCAGGAGATTCAATTTGTTCTTTCTTCACAGATGCTGCGAAACGTTCCCGAAAGTCAGTACTTTGTGCAGGTGATAGCGGCGGCGTCGCAGGGGGGCTAGTGGTTCCCAGATTTTCCATCCCTTTCTCAGTTAAAGAGCATTCAATCTGGATCTGGTCATCATCGCCATTCTTATCCCCAAAAGAGGTGCTGAGGTTCGTCGTGGAGTCAATCAGATGGTTCTCTGGCGAAGACTTAGGAGAACTGACCACATTTTCTCCCTGCTGTCCTTCCTCTCTGTCCTCACCCTCCATGGAGACATCATCGGCGAGGTCGTTGCTGCTGGGACTATCCAAGTTCTTCTCGTTCTCTCCCTCCGGCTCCTGAAACCCATCAAGCAGAGCCGAATCCGGAATCTGCTCGACCGTGTGCATGCGGATGTGCTGCTGGAGGGCCACGGCGTTGGTGAACCTCTTCTGGCAAATGGGACACGAGTGTTGCACCTGTGCCGGAGGATTCTCCCTGTGAACGCCCACATGGGTCTTCAGGTTGCCTTTGGTGGTGAAGGCGCGGCCGCACACCTTGCACTTGAAGGGTCTCTCGCCCGTGTGAATGCGGTAGTGCATTTTCAGTGCGCTCGGGCAGCTGAGGACTCGCTTGCACAGGACGCACTGGTTGCCGTCCGTGATCTTTTTGTCGATGTTCTCCACAAGCTGCTGCAGCTTTGAGGTTTCCGAGGTTTGCATAGAGTCCAGGGGGCCGCCGGGAGAGAAATTTTCCAAGTTTACCGGGAGCGGCGATGGGGAGCTGGATGCGGGAGATCCTGATGCTACAGTTTCTGGCGTGGTAGCTTTAGATGTGTTGCTGGTTGCCTGAGTTACTGGAGTAGTTCTCAGGATCTGAGAGCAGCTTTGCGGCAGGTGTACCTCCTCTGTTTTTATGTTACTGGATCCGTTTTGCTCCTGGTTGGGCTGTTGAGTGTCTGAAACCGGAGACAATCGAGCCTCGCTGCCTCTCGGTGACACACACTCACCAGAAGCCGGCtggtacagggactgaacagatGGCGCTACACTTGAGGACTCGCTGGAGCGCCCGATGCTGGCTCTAGTGGAGGAGAGTGGAAGACCCACAGAGGCGGGCATGGTCGCTAAGACAGGTTTGTTATCCAGCCACGAAGAGGCGGCTTTTTCTGGTGGCACAGTCATTCCGTAGGGAATCCCGGAGCTCGTTGGCACATTGTCCAGATACTCTGGCACGGGATATGGGTTCATCTGGACTTGAGGATACTTGTCTTTGTGCCTCTGGAAGTGCACCTTTAAGTTGCCCTTAGTGGAGAAGCGGTTGCCGCAGATGTTGCATTTGAAGGGCCGCTCTCCAGTGTGGGAGCGCAGGTGGATCTGCAGGGCGCTGTCACTGCCAAACACTTTGGCGCAGAAGCGGCATTTATGCTTGAAGAAGGGCTCCTCGGGGCCAGGCTTTGTTTCAAACAACGACGCGCCGGGGGGCTTCCCCTTCCGGTGCTTCATCATGGCCGCCAGCGGGTCGAGCGCATTGGCCGTGGCGGCGATGCTGGCCAAAGGATTGGGGAAGATGACGCTGCTGGGGGGGGTGTGAGGCAGGTAGGGGAGGCTACCCTGCCCGAGCGAGAGAGGACTCGGGGAGCTTGGATGCGAGCCAGCGTACGGAGGCATTAAAGCAGAGATGTTGCTACAACTGGAGAGGGATGGAGTTGGGTTTTCCAAGGAAGAGTCTGAAGTACACACCGCCTCGCTAAAGACCGTCTGCCTGCATTCAGTTAGTGAGGGGAGATTTTGTGACTTTTCAGGCATGGTTGACGGCGAAACAGCAGCCTGGCTGTTGACGCTAGGGGGCGCATTTCCTGGCAGCGGGAGGACGGGAGGAGGGTAAGGGTACGCCGCGAGGGAAGAGCCTCCGGAGGATGGGCTTAACGCCTTCTTGCTCGGCTGCCCGTTCATGGTGGCCACCTGGCTGCAGATCTGCTCGATCAGGTGCAGCTGGTGGACTTGTTGCTCCTGCAGCGCCAGCAGGTGCTCCAGGATGACCGGGATGGCAGCTGAGGCTGACCGCCCGCCGGTGCCGCCGACCGCCCCTTGTGAGAACTGGGCCACGGCCACCCTGGTGCTGTGCAGGATCTCCAGGGTCACGTTGGTGCTCGGCAGAGACGGCGGGGTCTCAGCCGAATCCGGCGGCGTGGGGCTAGAGGCGTATTTGGCCTGTGGCCGAAGTTCTACCTCCATAGTCTCGTCTAGGCTTTCATTGTCGGTCACCGCCGACTCCCCCGCCGACGAGCCGCTGGACCCCATGCTGGGAACCGGCGAGGGTCCCGTCGGGGACTCGGCGGCACCGCCTTCGCCGTCTCTCTCGATCAACACCGAGCGATCCCCGACGCAGGATTTCCGATGCTCGCTCAGCTCGCGCCGAGCGAAGAATTCGCCGCAGCATCGGTGGCAAACGTGCGTG
This window of the Phyllopteryx taeniolatus isolate TA_2022b chromosome 21, UOR_Ptae_1.2, whole genome shotgun sequence genome carries:
- the sall3b gene encoding sal-like protein 3b, which translates into the protein MSRRKQAKPRHLRAGQDEPRSGLRLLRRDDSVEDVEREDPSGTGSSPCGEDTHVCHRCCGEFFARRELSEHRKSCVGDRSVLIERDGEGGAAESPTGPSPVPSMGSSGSSAGESAVTDNESLDETMEVELRPQAKYASSPTPPDSAETPPSLPSTNVTLEILHSTRVAVAQFSQGAVGGTGGRSASAAIPVILEHLLALQEQQVHQLHLIEQICSQVATMNGQPSKKALSPSSGGSSLAAYPYPPPVLPLPGNAPPSVNSQAAVSPSTMPEKSQNLPSLTECRQTVFSEAVCTSDSSLENPTPSLSSCSNISALMPPYAGSHPSSPSPLSLGQGSLPYLPHTPPSSVIFPNPLASIAATANALDPLAAMMKHRKGKPPGASLFETKPGPEEPFFKHKCRFCAKVFGSDSALQIHLRSHTGERPFKCNICGNRFSTKGNLKVHFQRHKDKYPQVQMNPYPVPEYLDNVPTSSGIPYGMTVPPEKAASSWLDNKPVLATMPASVGLPLSSTRASIGRSSESSSVAPSVQSLYQPASGECVSPRGSEARLSPVSDTQQPNQEQNGSSNIKTEEVHLPQSCSQILRTTPVTQATSNTSKATTPETVASGSPASSSPSPLPVNLENFSPGGPLDSMQTSETSKLQQLVENIDKKITDGNQCVLCKRVLSCPSALKMHYRIHTGERPFKCKVCGRAFTTKGNLKTHVGVHRENPPAQVQHSCPICQKRFTNAVALQQHIRMHTVEQIPDSALLDGFQEPEGENEKNLDSPSSNDLADDVSMEGEDREEGQQGENVVSSPKSSPENHLIDSTTNLSTSFGDKNGDDDQIQIECSLTEKGMENLGTTSPPATPPLSPAQSTDFRERFAASVKKEQIESPAFAPLELKGTQSIPRLMTSGSTRSIKTEVNGYTEPYPTFAINLSATYPSVTSPGIAALLAPAPPRRAPKQHNCRACGKNFSSASALQIHERTHTGEKPFVCSICGRAFTTKGNLKVHMGTHMWNNAPARRGRRLSVDSPVALLGSDAVKFDLAARAVHVDAGFWSRYAGAIAGGLAVKNNEISVIQNRGVTPLRPFATGVDRANGAARPVASLSKNGVQLANNRHFSMLIDDSKELGIN